In the genome of Peromyscus eremicus chromosome 1, PerEre_H2_v1, whole genome shotgun sequence, the window accatgaccacagcaactcttataaaggaaaacatttaactggggtggcttacagttcagaggttcagtctgttatcatggcaggacatggtggtgtgcaggcagacgtggtgctggagagggaggtgAGAATtgtacatcttgatccgcagacagcaggaagtgaactgacgctgggtatagcttgagcacaggaaacctcaaaagCCTGCCctcatggtgacacacttcctccaacaaagccacatgtcCTAATAATGCaactccctatgaacttatggggtcagttacgttcaaactaccacactgaccTAGTAAGACACAGCCTTGAGACTTTAAGAATCCACATAAGAAAAGAATTATCTCATTGTCAACCATCTTCCCTCTTTCCTTAGTCATTTTTCAGAAGAAACATGCTCATGATTGTACCTTAGAGCAAATTCATTTAGGAAAGGGACATTAGAAGGACCACATCTAGAATTGCAAGGAAAGGAAACCACCACTCCTGCCCCTGTTGCTCTCACTCTTCCCTAGTGTAGCTTTGGGGTCTGGAGAGTAAGTAAGTGTATACTTTTTTCCTTCGGTACTGTAGATTGAACTTAGGGCACACTTTACACATGCTAGTCTCCTGCTAAGCTCCTTCCCCAGACTTTGCAGGCATCTTGTTCACACTGGATAAGTTGGGTTTTTTGTGgggctttaaatattttttctctttttatactaTGGGGATCTAGTAGGGACAAAATGCCAAGGTCATactttttttctctgtatgtaACTGACAAGGTTTGcgccatattttaaaataattgtgtcTTCTGATTTTACTGCAAAGGTAAAATTTCAAGTtcatcactttattttttttttcccaaaggtaCCTTGAGGAGTCTAGTGAAATCCCAGAACCCCTGGACAGTGTCAGAACGCAGAGCCTATTGACCACAGCAGTGGAGAATTGTTTTGTTGGACAAAGCTTTGTGTTTGGAGTGACGGTAATTGAGAGCAGCTTCCTTTTGAATGTCCTCTTGATCCCCATTGTAATGAGATGATTATAATTCTCCAAGTTGTTTTTAGAAGTTATGTAGGTATTAGAGCTTGTAGAAGCACTTGAAACTACAGAAATAGCTTACACGCGATCTATTTTAATATTATAGGTTACAGCTCCTATCATAAAAGCCAAAGAagcccaattcaatgttttcagtGCTTTAAAGGGGGGAAATTTATTATGAATTGCAAGAAGTATTAGATACTTGGTTTTGAAAGATTTCTTTTACTCTAAGTTCTGTACAAATTATGTAGTAAAATTCTGTATCTTCtataaaaggagagaaataacGTCAAAGACAAATACCTGAATATTGATTAAAAACATTAGAAATATATTAAGGCCTAtacggtggtacacacctttaatcccattgctcaagaggaagagccagatcgatctctgagttcaaggccagcctggtttacatagcaagttccagactacACAGAGCTACAAAAAGAATAGATTAAgaagaatgtttttaaattaaatacatatacataatagtaGAAAGAGATAAAATGTACTAACTTTGAAGGAGTAGTAACAAACTATTCTaaactaaaaagaacaaatgGAAATTTGATTACACTCTAAATGGGATGTGGTAGAGAGAATATAGTACTACCAGATGGGAAAACCCAAAGACAGAAACCAAGAGCTAAGGaactttattttgttaaaatattgtatggtttagttttcctttttctattcttttctttcacaaatataggatactAAGTATTAtacaattttgttattgttaatcaGCGGGCTTTATttcataaatgagaaaataaggCACAGAGGAGTTAAATAATGTATCCAGAACCCCAGCATTCCTAGTAACTGCTGAAACAAAGATTTGAAGTTAAGTCTCTGTGCCCAAGTTCATAGTCTTTGGTATGTGCTATTCTTTCAGGAGTTGGAGTTAAAGGAGTTATCATCATATCTCATTTAACCTTTAAATTCATGTTTTCTCCTTGAGCCAAGAGAAAGCCATTTTGTTCTCATTAAATTCATTTACTTCTTTCATAGAATTTTGGAGATGTATGTGAACATGACTCAGCCAGCAGTAACTTCTTGCAGCCATGCTGTAAGCACAAAGGAGAAGTCAGAACACTAGTAGCTTCCCAGATAGTTCTGCCTGACCCACATGTTACAGGCTTTACTGTCATCGCCTACTTAAATCAGCTTTTGCACAGTTCCAATTTCAAGAAACATCATTGTGACTCTCAGGAGTATAGCAGCAACTCACTCACTTTAGATCACTCAGACAGTGATCTTAGCAGCATACATGGCTCTGTGAAAACATCCTGTTTTCTGGAGTCCTATAGCAGAGATGACCTTTTCAGATTCTGGCAGCCATCACTTGAACTGACTTCTACTGACTCACAAGTAACAGCTAATAATGACTCTTCAGCTTCAGAACAAATCATAGCCAGTGGTACTCCCAACCAAAACAGACAGTACATCTCCTTTTCTGAAGTCACAGGTTCTAAGAACTGCCATGATCCTCTACAGAGTTCACGGAGCCTTATTTCTTGTATGGACAAGAATAATATAACAGGAAAGTTGGGCGGAGAATTTGGTTTACAAGCTAATCATCTGAGTCCAATTTGCCCCAGTTTTCATGAAACTAGGCTGTCTGACTCTAATTTATTCCCTTCACAAACGCAAGAACCCTTTGAAGAAGATAATGAAGAATGCTACAGTGAagcagaaattaaaaatgaatattccCAGTATGACATCCCATGTCACCAGCATCGTGACGTAAATACTACCACCATCCTTCAAGAGAGATCTGCATTTGCATTGTCGTCACTCAGACATGAGGAAAGAACAAGTACTTTCCAGAACTGTGACTCCTTGATTTGGGATGATCTGCCATTCTCTGAAAGCCTGAACAAGTTTCTGGCAGTTGTTGAAAGTGAGATTGCTGTAACTGAGACAGACGCTAAGGCTAGAAAACAGGTTACAGATAATGACATTGATAAATTCCACACAGAGCACAGCAGGTTATCTGTGACTCCCAGGAGAAATACTGGAGCCTTGACTACACTGCCTTTAGGCTTAAGGTCATCACAAGCAATGGGGAAAGAAAACTCTAGTAAAGAGACCTTTTCCAACTGTGAGTCTAATCCAAGTTCTCAAATTCAAAAAGAATCAAAACCCAACAAGACAGCAGAGGCTGTCTGTATAGGCAGTAATAGAAGTGATATCTCAGAGTATTTTCTACCAGATACTTGCCTGTCAGCTCTGTTTACATCTTCAAAAGATATGGCAGCATCAGTTACCCAAAAGAGGACCACTGGGATCCTACAACAAAGGGATGAAATTTCACTCAGGCCTAGTACCTCaacaagtgactcttcttatcttagtaacaaatattttaatggaTGTGGAGAAAAATCACattcagaaacaaaaggaaaattggCAAGCTTGTGTTCTAAGAAATACAGTGATGTTTCTTATCTTCACAAATTAGAAAATAAGCAGTATTATAGATGGTCAAAGAACCAAGATGACAATTTTACAATATGCCGGAAACTTACATATCCTTTAGAGACTCTTTGCAGTAGTCCAAGAAATACAAATATAGCAAAAGGATTACCTCACAGGCCTATCAATAATAACTTAACACAAAGTTATTCTGCTGATCATGAAGGTAGCTACAATGCTTCTGCTGATCTTTTTGATGGTATtgctaaaaataaagacattggAACAGAAgttaccaaaatatcacaggatGTTTTGTTGCCGTGGGAAGCATCTTGCACAGAAAATTATCCTATAGATGAAAATTGCAGCCGTCCTTCACAAAAACTACCCTTGCAAAGCATATCAATGTCAAGGTATCCAAGAGCAAGTTCTCAGTCAGATTCAGAATGTGATTTTGAAGAAAGCCAAGACTTTGTTCCATGTTCACAGTCAACTCCAGTTGCAGGCTTCCACCAAAGAATTCATAGCTTACGTGGAATATTGCCTTCCTTATATTCAAATCTTAATGCTaactataataaaacaaaaatttcttctGAAAATGAGAAGCGTCAAGCCACCTCATCCTGCCTGAAGAATGTAAAAACACCTAGCCAGAAATCCAAAAGTCCTGTTATATCTAGTTTGACACAACCAGCGATTTTTGACCACTGCCCTACTGCTGAGTGTCTTGAAAGTGATATGGATGAATGGGATCCCCCTACAACCAGAAAAGGATTTCTTTCAGATATTCTTGGATTCAAAGTCATGTGTTTAAGGAAACGCCTTGCTGTTCATTATTCCCCTGACCAAAAAGAGTTACCAAGAAAGAAACTGATGAAAGTCGCACATAAAAGCAACATGCTTAATTAAAAGTTAAGGAATATGTTTACAGGAAAGGTTGCAAAAACAGAAGTGTCCTAAGATAACTATAAATGATCAGGCTGAAAACAGGAAAAGTCCATTTTTAGATGTTTTTTCAGAGGTCAAATGTGGCCTTCCATTTTCAGAATACTGCCACTTTTAGTGTTTGAAACAAAAGTGCTTGGTCACCAAAATTACTTTCACATAAAGTCATATGAACCCAATTCccagaaattttaaataaaggcaAATCTGTTTggaaatagttttctttagttgACACAGAAAGCAATCCTTGTATTTTGAACACTTAACAGAAAATCATTACTAGAGAATGGACTGTA includes:
- the Ddias gene encoding DNA damage-induced apoptosis suppressor protein, which encodes MNRRRKFLLASVLALQNSSFIYPSCQRCFSRIVLDSKRFSCPKCGSTGKAESASYRYRLSLKVAESSKLCLITVFGSCLDTFFGLTATGLKRYLEESSEIPEPLDSVRTQSLLTTAVENCFVGQSFVFGVTNFGDVCEHDSASSNFLQPCCKHKGEVRTLVASQIVLPDPHVTGFTVIAYLNQLLHSSNFKKHHCDSQEYSSNSLTLDHSDSDLSSIHGSVKTSCFLESYSRDDLFRFWQPSLELTSTDSQVTANNDSSASEQIIASGTPNQNRQYISFSEVTGSKNCHDPLQSSRSLISCMDKNNITGKLGGEFGLQANHLSPICPSFHETRLSDSNLFPSQTQEPFEEDNEECYSEAEIKNEYSQYDIPCHQHRDVNTTTILQERSAFALSSLRHEERTSTFQNCDSLIWDDLPFSESLNKFLAVVESEIAVTETDAKARKQVTDNDIDKFHTEHSRLSVTPRRNTGALTTLPLGLRSSQAMGKENSSKETFSNCESNPSSQIQKESKPNKTAEAVCIGSNRSDISEYFLPDTCLSALFTSSKDMAASVTQKRTTGILQQRDEISLRPSTSTSDSSYLSNKYFNGCGEKSHSETKGKLASLCSKKYSDVSYLHKLENKQYYRWSKNQDDNFTICRKLTYPLETLCSSPRNTNIAKGLPHRPINNNLTQSYSADHEGSYNASADLFDGIAKNKDIGTEVTKISQDVLLPWEASCTENYPIDENCSRPSQKLPLQSISMSRYPRASSQSDSECDFEESQDFVPCSQSTPVAGFHQRIHSLRGILPSLYSNLNANYNKTKISSENEKRQATSSCLKNVKTPSQKSKSPVISSLTQPAIFDHCPTAECLESDMDEWDPPTTRKGFLSDILGFKVMCLRKRLAVHYSPDQKELPRKKLMKVAHKSNMLN